The genomic stretch GCCGCAAGGAGTTGCGGCAGGCCGCCTTCGCGGTGCTTGAGCGCGAGGGCATTGCCGGTGCGACGCTGGAAAAGGTTGCCGCCCATGCGGGCGCCTCCAAGGGCATCGTGCTGCACTATTTCCGCAACAAGCAGGAATTGTTCGAGCATGCGATGCGCGAGGCCAACGCCGTGCTGCGCGACGCGGTGGTCGCCCGGCTTCGCCAGGCGCGCACGCCGATGGAGCGGCTCGATGCGGTGATCGACGGCAATTTCGAGGAGCATCTGTTCCTGCCGCCTCTATGCCATGCCTGGCTTTCGCTCTGCGCCGAGGTGCCGCGCGACGAAAAGCTGGCGCGCATCCAGAAGGTGCTGCACGCACGCATGCGCTCGAACCTGTTGTCCGGCCTGCACGGCCTTGCCCCGCCCAGCGAGGCCGACGACATCGCGCTTGGCGTCACCGCGCTGATCGACGGGCTTTGGCTACGTCTTGGCCTGGAGCCGGGCAGCGTGTCGCGCGAACAGGCGATCCGCCAGGTCAAGGATTTTGTCGCCGCCCGACTGGCGATGCACCAGCCTGCGACCGTCGGCGCATAAGACCGCCCTGGGCCGGGCAGCAGGGTTTCATACGATGTGACAGGCGCGGTCTATCAGGGCGGCCAGCCGGTGGCACGCTTGCGCCCCTGCAGACCGGATTTGAGATTGCCACCGGCGGCGATGTGATCCCGTAGGAGCTTCGCCCATGCAGCCACGGCCGCCGCGCGCGTCAGGCGAACTTGCGCGAAATGCCGCGCCTCGGCGGCTATTTCGGCTTCCAGCTTCGGATTGGCGCGCAGCCACTCGATGCGTTCGGCCAGATCCGACATGTCGCGCGCCACAGGGACATAGTGGCGGAACGGTTCGATATCGTCAAAGAACCACTCGCGCCACGGCCGATCCTGCAGCAGCACGACGCGCTTGGTGTGAAGCAGCATCTTGAAACGGCCGCTGTAACCCGCCCCTTCGACATCGATCATGTATCTGTAGGTGGCAACCTGGTCTTCCATCGTCATGAATTTGGTGGAATACCTGTTAGTGGCGACATCGTAATTCGCCTCGGTGTCGTACGCCTCGACGAGGTCCGGACGGGCCGACGCGATCTCGACGATTCTTTTGCGGGCAGCGTTCATGCAGCGCCCCGCCCAGAACAACCTGTTATCGCGCGGCGGCTGTTCCGACGCAGCCGCCATCGCTTGCGTTTTCTGGTCATAGTCGTCGAACTTCGCGTCCGGCCAACCATCGAAGACGAAATCGGGCGCGGCCACTTCGCCATAGCCGTCGGCTTGGGAGAAGGCGAAACGCGTGCGGAAATGGCGATGCCTTCGGCGCGACGGCGTGTCGCCAAGCAGCATATAGAACGGCGGCAGGCTACGGACGCCCAGGGATGCCAACGCCTCGGCTATCAAAGTCAGGACCTGCACATGCCTTTCAAGCCAGGCGGCGCGGGAGCGCACCTTGAGCTTGCCGCCTTCGAAACGGCAGTGGATCTCGCCGCGATTGAGGCCGGGCAGCAAGCGCCTGCCGACCTCGACGACGTCGACAGCCATCGGAAGCGCCTTTGGTCCGGTCTTGAGTGATCCCATTTTTAAAGACGCTTTCGCCGCGACCCGTTTTCGATCAACGCGGCTATCCCGTTGGCGCGGCGGATGCAAGGGCAGACGATCCGAACGTCGGCAACTGGCGAAGTTCATACCGTGGGATAGGCCAGCGGCTTGACCCGAGCCGCGACTGTGCGGTGCTCTGGCCTTGGCCAAGGCGAGTTCGGAGTGCCCGATGAGACTGCAAGACAAACGCACCCTGGTCACAGGCGGCTCGGACGGCATCGGCCTGGCAATCGCGGAAGCGTTCCTGCGTGACAGCGCCGATGTCCTGATCGTCGGCCGCGACGCCGGCAAGCTCGAAGCCGCGCGCCAGAAGCTGACGGCTCCCGGCCTGATCGGCCAGGTGGAGACGGTGTCCGGCGACCTTGCCACCAGCCCCGGCATCGCGGCTGTTATATCGCGGCTGTTATAGAGCATGTGGAAGAGACCGGCCGGCCGCTAGACGTTCTCGTCAACAATGCCGGTGTTGCCTACCTCGTGCCGTTCGAGACCGTCAGCGCGGCGCAGTTCCAGCACTCCTTCGCGCTCAATGTGACGGCGGCGTTCTTCCTCACCCAGGGGCTGCTGCAGCATTTCGGCGCCGGCGCATCCGTCATCAACATCTCCTCCTATTTCGCCAGCAAGATGATCCCGAAGCGGCCCTCCAGCCTCTACTCCCTGTCCAAAGGCGCATTGAACCGCTGACCAGATCGCTGGCCTTCGAGCTTGGGCCGCGCGGCATCCGCGTCAACGCCATTGCGCCCGGCACGGTGGATACGGCGATGCGGCGCAAGACCGTCGACAATCTGCCGGCCGAGGCGCAGGCGGAGCTGAAGGCCTATGTCGAACGCAGCTACCCGCTGGGGCGCATCGGCCGCCCCGACGACCTCGCCGGGATGGCGGTTTATCTGGCCAGCGCCGAGGCGGCATGGACCAGCGGCGGTATCTTTGCCATCGACGGCGGCTATACGGCAGGGTGAGATGCGCCCTGCCCTTCTTCTGTCGCGGGAGAAGA from Mesorhizobium sp. NZP2077 encodes the following:
- the betI gene encoding transcriptional regulator BetI, whose amino-acid sequence is MSTWIRNAWIEAVKLKRLSDIRRKELRQAAFAVLEREGIAGATLEKVAAHAGASKGIVLHYFRNKQELFEHAMREANAVLRDAVVARLRQARTPMERLDAVIDGNFEEHLFLPPLCHAWLSLCAEVPRDEKLARIQKVLHARMRSNLLSGLHGLAPPSEADDIALGVTALIDGLWLRLGLEPGSVSREQAIRQVKDFVAARLAMHQPATVGA
- a CDS encoding glycosyl transferase family 90 → MAVDVVEVGRRLLPGLNRGEIHCRFEGGKLKVRSRAAWLERHVQVLTLIAEALASLGVRSLPPFYMLLGDTPSRRRHRHFRTRFAFSQADGYGEVAAPDFVFDGWPDAKFDDYDQKTQAMAAASEQPPRDNRLFWAGRCMNAARKRIVEIASARPDLVEAYDTEANYDVATNRYSTKFMTMEDQVATYRYMIDVEGAGYSGRFKMLLHTKRVVLLQDRPWREWFFDDIEPFRHYVPVARDMSDLAERIEWLRANPKLEAEIAAEARHFAQVRLTRAAAVAAWAKLLRDHIAAGGNLKSGLQGRKRATGWPP
- a CDS encoding SDR family NAD(P)-dependent oxidoreductase codes for the protein MRLQDKRTLVTGGSDGIGLAIAEAFLRDSADVLIVGRDAGKLEAARQKLTAPGLIGQVETVSGDLATSPGIAAVISRLL